From Triticum aestivum cultivar Chinese Spring chromosome 4A, IWGSC CS RefSeq v2.1, whole genome shotgun sequence, a single genomic window includes:
- the LOC123087371 gene encoding cationic amino acid transporter 3, mitochondrial isoform X1 gives MALQIGGGGGGGGFRSLMRRKPVDSDRVRAEGQQLAKELNILELVAIGVGSTIGAGVYVLVGTVAREHAGPALAVSFLIAGIAAALSAFCYAELASRCPSAGSAYHYSYICIGEGVAWLIGWSLVLEYTLGGSAVARGISPNLALFFGGPDSLPWILARHQLPWFDVIVDPCAAALVLAVTALLCLGIKESSYVQAIVTIMNACVMLFVIIAGCYIGFQIGWEDYKVTDGYFPYGVNGVLAGSATVFFAYIGFDTVASTAEEVKNPQRDLPLGIGAALSICCFLYMMVAVVIVGIVPYFAMDPDTPISSAFAKHGMQWAMYVVTSGAVLALCSTLMGSLLPQPRILMTMARDGLLPSFFSDVNKHTQVPVKGTIAAGICAAALAFFMDVSQLAGMVSVGTLLSFTMVAVSILILRYVPPEEVVPLPSPRRESMGLSQEYDEEKGRDPLGDEICDTSQIKDLIMTEPMKDPLLEKKQHKGTMDEMKRRKIAAFSIGSVCLGVLVLTASASATWLPFLPLCIGCIVGGVLLIPGLVVLCCIDQDDGRHSFGHSGGFMCPFVPFLPVVCILINTYLLINLGGDAWLRVGIWLLIGVFIYIFYGRTRSSLVDVVYVPVAKADVRRSSSGFMS, from the exons ATGGCATTGCAgattggcggcggcggaggcggcggggggtTCCGGAGCCTGATGCGGCGGAAGCCGGTCGACTCCGACAGGGTCCGCGCCGAGGGGCAGCAGCTCGCCAAGGAGCTCAACATCCTCGAGCTGGTCGCGATCG GGGTTGGTTCGACAATTGGAGCTGGAGTATATGTTCTTGTGGGAACAGTTGCCAGGGAGCATGCTGGTCCAGCATTGGCAGTTTCATTCCTGATAGCTGGAATAGCTGCTGCACTTTCAGCATTCTGTTATGCCGAGCTTGCTAGCCGTTGCCCCTCTGCTGGAAGCGCCTATCATTATTCATATATCTGCATTGGCGAAGG TGTTGCCTGGTTGATTGGCTGGTCGTTAGTGCTGGAATATACTCTTGGCGGATCCGCTGTTGCCCGTGGAATATCCCCCAATTTA GCCTTGTTTTTTGGAGGACCAGATAGCTTGCCATGGATTTTAGCACGGCATCAACTTCCATGGTTTGACGTTATTGTTGATCCCTGTGCTGCCGCTCTTGTTCTTGCTGTCACTGCTTTATTATGCCTAGGGATAAAAGAG AGCTCATATGTACAAGCAATTGTGACGATTATGAATGCTTGTGTGATGCTATTTGTGATCATAGCTGGTTGTTATATTGGCTTCCAGATTGGATGGGAGGACTATAAGGTTACTGACGG GTATTTTCCATATGGAGTAAATGGAGTGCTTGCTGGATCAGCAACTGTTTTCTTTGCATACATAGGCTTTGACACAGTAGCGAGTACTGCCGAGGAG GTCAAGAATCCACAACGAGATCTACCTCTGGGAATAGGAGCAGCATTGTCTATTTGCTGTTTCTTGTACATGATGGTCGCTGTTGTTATTGTTGGGATTGTACCGTATTTTGCCATGGACCCAGATACACCTATTTCATCCGCCTTTGCAAAACATGGAATGCAGTGGGCAAT GTATGTTGTGACAAGTGGTGCTGTTCTTGCACTGTGTTCAACCTTGATGGGCTCACTTCTTCCACAG CCTAGAATACTGATGACCATGGCAAGAGATGGACTGCTGCCATCTTTCTTCTCCGATGTGAACAAGCACACACAAGTACCTGTCAAGGGCACAATTGCGGCTGGTATCTGTGCTGCTGCTCTGGCCTTTTTCATGGACGTTTCTCAGTTGGCAGGAATG GTCAGTGTAGGCACACTCCTATCGTTCACCATGGTGGCAGTATCGATCTTGATACTCAGATATGTTCCTCCAGAGGAGGTGGTCCCTCTACCATCACCTCGGCGAGAGTCAATGGGTTTGAGCCAAGAATATGATGAGGAAAAGGGTAGGGATCCACTTGGAGATGAGATCTGCGACACATCTCAAATAAAGGATTTGATTATGACAGAACCAATGAAGGACCCTCTTCTCGAGAAGAAGCAACACAAAG GCACGATGGATGAGATGAAGCGTCGGAAGATAGCTGCTTTCAGCATAGGGTCTGTTTGTCTAGGAGTTCTGGTCCTCACGGCTTCAGCTTCTGCCACATGGCTACCTTT CCTACCGCTTTGCATTGGTTGTATTGTTGGTGGTGTGCTCCTTATACCTGGTCTTGTTGTACTCTGCTGCATTGACCAAGATGATGGCAGGCACTCTTTTGGTCATTCTGGAG GATTCATGTGCCCCTTTGTTCCGTTTCTACCTGTTGTATGCATCCTCATAAATACATATCTGTTGATAAACCTTGG CGGAGATGCATGGCTGAGAGTCGGCATATGGCTGCTGATAGGTGTTTTCATTTACATTTTCTACGGGCGAACCCGCAGCTCGCTAGTCGATGTTGTGTATGTCCCTGTGGCCAAGGCCGATGTACGCAGGAGTTCATCTGGTTTCATGTCCTAG
- the LOC123087371 gene encoding cationic amino acid transporter 2, vacuolar isoform X2, with amino-acid sequence MAPAAPAPAPAATACSSSASSARPPSTASSSSQSPPRRTVPALLLFTSLAALLILSSGEAHDADADAASGRPLKDVGLENPEVTFAPSSMGGIFCERVRISGMPRWQFQSYANQIHVRVNVSHSMPEKFHWKIQICFHGNASTGLCQCEMGEWQVLQGGMWNAVKSPYVSRYVDVKLTDKKSTVFSLSIQDELQKWRLACLGIGFVLLFLSPIVSKWAPFYYSSSMALGILLVVLIVLFQGMKLLPMGKKGLFYLTIYGSVLGVGSYAAHYFSSMVASILENFGLSEEMHNPVSIFLLVAVVLTGAGFGYWMVRRFIISKDGSVDAGIAQFVKWAMRVVAMFFVMQSTLDPILASAALAASWWICSVLTAKKVHKPTAPKRKQLNVPSHRRFTQVSPNTRQVQFSSPSSGAGTGRATTTQYGWNNLANGGLVPKAVRKRVAPNQDEDYYSTFHNIEPRKYSKREWEEFTEESTRNALMEHTATPEFAQWAADNAHRLRVERDDVSEDESIESYSSSSEEAEKGGKASRLLSRCVRVAFQGSLSLVSWAWVGSTIGAGVYVLVGTVAREHAGPALAVSFLIAGIAAALSAFCYAELASRCPSAGSAYHYSYICIGEGVAWLIGWSLVLEYTLGGSAVARGISPNLALFFGGPDSLPWILARHQLPWFDVIVDPCAAALVLAVTALLCLGIKESSYVQAIVTIMNACVMLFVIIAGCYIGFQIGWEDYKVTDGYFPYGVNGVLAGSATVFFAYIGFDTVASTAEEVKNPQRDLPLGIGAALSICCFLYMMVAVVIVGIVPYFAMDPDTPISSAFAKHGMQWAMYVVTSGAVLALCSTLMGSLLPQPRILMTMARDGLLPSFFSDVNKHTQVPVKGTIAAGICAAALAFFMDVSQLAGMVSVGTLLSFTMVAVSILILRYVPPEEVVPLPSPRRESMGLSQEYDEEKGRDPLGDEICDTSQIKDLIMTEPMKDPLLEKKQHKGTMDEMKRRKIAAFSIGSVCLGVLVLTASASATWLPFLPLCIGCIVGGVLLIPGLVVLCCIDQDDGRHSFGHSGGFMCPFVPFLPVVCILINTYLLINLGGDAWLRVGIWLLIGVFIYIFYGRTRSSLVDVVYVPVAKADVRRSSSGFMS; translated from the exons AtggcccccgccgcccccgcgccggcgccggccgccacCGCCTGCTCATCGTCGGCGAGCTCCGCGCGCCcgccctccaccgcctcctcctcctcccagtcGCCGCCCAGGCGCACGGTCCCGGCGCTCCTCCTCTTCACCTCCCTCGCCGccctcctcatcctctcctccgGCGAGgcccacgacgccgacgccgacgccgcgtCCGGCCGCCCCCTCAAAG ATGTTGGTTTGGAAAATCCGGAGGTGACTTTTGCTCCCTCATCCATGGGTGGGATTTTCTGTGAGAGGGTCCGCATTTCTGGAATGCCAAGGTGGCAGTTTCAAAGCTACGCAAATCAAATACATGTTAGAGTGAATGTTTCTCATTCAATGCCAGAAAAGTTCCATTGGAAAATACAGATTTGCTTTCATGG GAATGCTTCTACGGGTCTGTGCCAATGTGAGATGGGTGAATGGCAAGTTCTGCAAGGTGGCATGTGGAACGCAGTGAAGTCTCCATATGTGAGCAGATATGTTGATGTGAAACTGACTGATAAGAAATCTACTGTCTTCAGCCTCTCCATTCAGGATG AGCTTCAGAAGTGGCGCTTAGCTTGCCTTGGTATTGGATTTGTCCTGTTATTCCTGTCACCCATCGTTAGTAAATGGGCACCTTTTTACTATAGCAGCTCTATGGCACTTGGAATCCTGCTTGTGGTGCTGATTGTCCTTTTCCAG GGGATGAAACTGCTACCAATGGGCAAAAAAGGTTTATTTTACCTTACAATTTATGGATCTGTG TTGGGTGTTGGCTCCTACGCTGCACACTACTTCTCCTCAATGGTTGCCTCTATTCTGGAAAACTTTGGCTTGAGTGAGGAGATGCACAACCCT GTGTCAATCTTTCTGCTGGTAGCAGTTGTCTTGACCGGAGCTGGTTTTGGCTATTGGATGGTGAGGAGATTTATCATTTCAAAAGATGGCAGTGTTGATGCCGGGATAGCACAGTTTGTGAAGTGGGCTATGcgtgttgttgcaatgttctttgttaTGCAG AGCACACTGGACCCTATTCTAGCATCGGCTGCTCTAGCTGCTAGCTGGTGGATTTGCTCTGTACTGACAGCAAAGAAAGTTCACAAGCCAACAGCACC GAAGCGAAAACAATTAAATGTTCCTTCTCATCGAAGGTTTACTCAAGTATCACCCAACACCCGCCAGGTCCAGTTCTCAAGTCCATCATCAGGGGCGGGTACTGGAAGAGCCACAACAACACAGTATGGTTGGAACAATTTAGCCAATGGAG GTCTGGTCCCCAAAGCAGTCAGAAAGAGGGTAGCACCCAATCAAGATGAAGACTACTATTCCACCTTCCACAACATCGAACCAAGGAAATACTCAAAGAGAGAATGGGAGGAGTTCACCGAGGAATCGACCAGAAACGCTCTGATGGAACACACAGCGACCCCAGAGTTTGCCCAATGGGCTGCTGACAATGCTCACCGGTTGCGGGTGGAGCGGGACGACGTGTCCGAGGACGAGTCGATCGAGAGCTACTCTAGCTCTTCCGAAGAAGCCGAGAAAGGCGGAAAAGCTTCTCGTCTGTTGAGCAG GTGTGTGAGAGTAGCATTTCAAGGATCTTTATCTCTTGTTAGCTGGGCAT GGGTTGGTTCGACAATTGGAGCTGGAGTATATGTTCTTGTGGGAACAGTTGCCAGGGAGCATGCTGGTCCAGCATTGGCAGTTTCATTCCTGATAGCTGGAATAGCTGCTGCACTTTCAGCATTCTGTTATGCCGAGCTTGCTAGCCGTTGCCCCTCTGCTGGAAGCGCCTATCATTATTCATATATCTGCATTGGCGAAGG TGTTGCCTGGTTGATTGGCTGGTCGTTAGTGCTGGAATATACTCTTGGCGGATCCGCTGTTGCCCGTGGAATATCCCCCAATTTA GCCTTGTTTTTTGGAGGACCAGATAGCTTGCCATGGATTTTAGCACGGCATCAACTTCCATGGTTTGACGTTATTGTTGATCCCTGTGCTGCCGCTCTTGTTCTTGCTGTCACTGCTTTATTATGCCTAGGGATAAAAGAG AGCTCATATGTACAAGCAATTGTGACGATTATGAATGCTTGTGTGATGCTATTTGTGATCATAGCTGGTTGTTATATTGGCTTCCAGATTGGATGGGAGGACTATAAGGTTACTGACGG GTATTTTCCATATGGAGTAAATGGAGTGCTTGCTGGATCAGCAACTGTTTTCTTTGCATACATAGGCTTTGACACAGTAGCGAGTACTGCCGAGGAG GTCAAGAATCCACAACGAGATCTACCTCTGGGAATAGGAGCAGCATTGTCTATTTGCTGTTTCTTGTACATGATGGTCGCTGTTGTTATTGTTGGGATTGTACCGTATTTTGCCATGGACCCAGATACACCTATTTCATCCGCCTTTGCAAAACATGGAATGCAGTGGGCAAT GTATGTTGTGACAAGTGGTGCTGTTCTTGCACTGTGTTCAACCTTGATGGGCTCACTTCTTCCACAG CCTAGAATACTGATGACCATGGCAAGAGATGGACTGCTGCCATCTTTCTTCTCCGATGTGAACAAGCACACACAAGTACCTGTCAAGGGCACAATTGCGGCTGGTATCTGTGCTGCTGCTCTGGCCTTTTTCATGGACGTTTCTCAGTTGGCAGGAATG GTCAGTGTAGGCACACTCCTATCGTTCACCATGGTGGCAGTATCGATCTTGATACTCAGATATGTTCCTCCAGAGGAGGTGGTCCCTCTACCATCACCTCGGCGAGAGTCAATGGGTTTGAGCCAAGAATATGATGAGGAAAAGGGTAGGGATCCACTTGGAGATGAGATCTGCGACACATCTCAAATAAAGGATTTGATTATGACAGAACCAATGAAGGACCCTCTTCTCGAGAAGAAGCAACACAAAG GCACGATGGATGAGATGAAGCGTCGGAAGATAGCTGCTTTCAGCATAGGGTCTGTTTGTCTAGGAGTTCTGGTCCTCACGGCTTCAGCTTCTGCCACATGGCTACCTTT CCTACCGCTTTGCATTGGTTGTATTGTTGGTGGTGTGCTCCTTATACCTGGTCTTGTTGTACTCTGCTGCATTGACCAAGATGATGGCAGGCACTCTTTTGGTCATTCTGGAG GATTCATGTGCCCCTTTGTTCCGTTTCTACCTGTTGTATGCATCCTCATAAATACATATCTGTTGATAAACCTTGG CGGAGATGCATGGCTGAGAGTCGGCATATGGCTGCTGATAGGTGTTTTCATTTACATTTTCTACGGGCGAACCCGCAGCTCGCTAGTCGATGTTGTGTATGTCCCTGTGGCCAAGGCCGATGTACGCAGGAGTTCATCTGGTTTCATGTCCTAG
- the LOC123083986 gene encoding serine carboxypeptidase 1-like produces MGKFTAVAALHLLLFIPTLALHARASQEAHLTKFILSRRRSTTTTTTTSDPTLYDKSVLGSLRTDEYPASDHGALKVADKIPALPGQPKGVDFDQYGGYVIVGSHNGRALFYYFVEAPGDATAKPLLLWLNGGPGCSSLGHGAMRELGPFRANRDGKTLTRNKHAWNNVANVIFLESPAGVGFSYSNTSSDYDKMGDPMAAQDAYVFLVSWLDMFPEYKARPLYITGESYAGHYIPQLAATILAHNSNNNTINLKGLASGIMVGNPYLDKMKNLIGHYKYLWSHGAISDEVWADIAGGCSINESSISARCYQAITECQDGILDHDNIYAPTCIIASNGSYYSSTYLPGYDPCSYVPTKDYLNSPQVQKALHARETKWLDCRSFEDFKDSPDTMVPTLKRLIDHGLPIWLFSGDFDSVCPFTGTKYTIRDLNLSVTEPWRPWTAGHEVGGYVQQYAGGFTFATVRGAGHMVPAFQPERAMILLQSFLTGILPAFTKEY; encoded by the exons ATGGGGAAGTTTACTGCTGTTGCTGCATTGCACCTTTTACTTTTTATTCCCACTTTGGCATTGCACGCCCGTGCATCTCAGGAGGCCCATCTCACCAAATTCATTTTATCTAGAAgaagaagcaccaccaccaccaccaccactagtgATCCTACTTTATATGACAAGTCAGTTCTCGGCAGCCTCCGAACAGATGAGTACCCCGCCTCCGACCACGGTGCTCTGAAGGTGGCCGACAAGATCCCGGCCCTGCCAGGGCAGCCAAAGGGTGTTGACTTCGACCAGTACGGTGGGTACGTGATTGTCGGCAGCCACAATGGCCGCGCTCTCTTCTACTACTTCGTTGAAGCGCCCGGCGATGCGACGGCGAAACCACTCCTCCTCTGGCTCAACGGAG GGCCTGGATGCTCGTCGCTCGGCCATGGAGCAATGCGAGAATTGGGTCCTTTCCGTGCAAACAGGGACGGCAAAACCCTCACGAGGAACAAGCATGCCTGGAACAACG TCGCCAACGTCATCTTCCTGGAATCACCCGCCGGCGTGGGATTCTCCTACTCAAACACGTCTTCCGACTATGACAAGATGGGGGATCCAATGGCTGCCCAGGACGCCTACGTCTTCCTCGTCAGCTGGCTCGACATGTTCCCCGAGTACAAGGCACGCCCCTTGTACATCACCGGGGAGAGCTATGCCGGTCACTACATCCCCCAACTCGCCGCCACCATCTTAGcacacaacagcaacaacaacaccaTTAACCTCAAGGGGCTTGCTTcg GGTATCATGGTCGGCAACCCTTACCTCGACAAGATGAAAAACCTCATAGGGCACTACAAGTACCTGTGGAGCCACGGTGCCATCTCCGATGAGGTTTGGGCTGACATCGCTGGCGGCTGCAGCATCAACGAGTCCTCCATCAGTGCGAGGTGCTACCAGGCCATTACCGAATGTCAGGACGGCATCCTGGATCACGATAACATATACGCTCCCACTTGCATCATCGCTTCCAACGGCTCCTACTACTCCAGCACTTAC TTGCCCGGATATGATCCATGCAGCTATGTGCCTACCAAGGACTACCTCAACAGTCCTCAAGTTCAGAAGGCTCTCCATGCCAGAGAAACCAAATGGCTCGATTGCAG ATCCTTTGAGGACTTCAAGGACTCACCGGACACCATGGTGCCAACATTGAAACGGCTAATTGACCACGGCCTGCCCATATGGCTCTTCAG CGGGGATTTCGACTCCGTTTGCCCCTTCACCGGCACCAAGTACACGATCCGCGACCTCAACCTCTCCGTTACAGAGCCATGGCGTCCATGGACGgccggccacgaggtagggggctatGTCCAGCAGTACGCAGGAGGGTTCACCTTCGCCACCGTGAGAGGAGCCGGGCACATGGTCCCGGCGTTCCAACCCGAGAGAGCGATGATACTGCTCCAGTCCTTTCTCACAGGGATCCTCCCTGCATTCACCAAGGAGTACTAG